A section of the Rhizomicrobium sp. genome encodes:
- a CDS encoding VOC family protein translates to MISGIDHIAILVRDFDATVAGYTAVFGRAPNWLGFMRGGRHAWFQSANAALDVIGTHGEGPEADASRAEIDKFGDAIWGLGFSVPDLAGALRLYERRGLVFLPRHTTRTRNADGVERTWELATMKRKSAHGVALFLAESRPGAASWPIPHADGPEDAAVAELDHIVIRTADAERAVALYGGRLGLNLRLDRVNPQWGARQLFFRCGNAVVEIAASLAAPAGDAKDSFGGLAWRVRDPHAARARIAAAGLDVSEVRPGRKPGTQVFTARDGTGGVPTLMLAGNP, encoded by the coding sequence ATGATCTCCGGGATCGACCATATCGCCATCCTCGTTCGCGATTTCGACGCGACGGTGGCCGGCTATACCGCCGTGTTCGGGCGTGCTCCCAACTGGCTCGGATTCATGCGGGGCGGGCGACATGCCTGGTTCCAGTCCGCCAATGCCGCGCTCGACGTCATCGGCACGCATGGCGAGGGCCCGGAAGCGGATGCGTCGCGCGCGGAAATCGACAAATTCGGCGACGCGATCTGGGGCTTGGGATTCTCGGTGCCCGATCTCGCCGGCGCGCTGCGGCTCTATGAAAGGCGCGGCCTCGTCTTTCTGCCGCGCCACACGACGCGCACGCGGAACGCGGATGGCGTCGAGAGGACCTGGGAACTCGCCACGATGAAGCGCAAGAGCGCCCATGGCGTCGCGCTGTTCCTGGCCGAGAGCAGGCCAGGCGCGGCGTCCTGGCCGATACCGCACGCCGACGGCCCAGAGGACGCCGCCGTCGCCGAACTCGATCACATCGTGATCCGCACCGCCGACGCGGAGCGCGCGGTGGCGCTTTATGGCGGACGGCTGGGCCTCAATCTCAGGCTCGATCGCGTCAACCCGCAATGGGGGGCGCGGCAATTGTTCTTCCGCTGCGGCAACGCGGTGGTCGAGATCGCGGCCAGCCTGGCGGCGCCGGCCGGCGATGCGAAAGACAGCTTCGGCGGTCTCGCGTGGCGGGTGCGCGATCCACATGCCGCCCGCGCCCGCATCGCCGCGGCTGGACTCGATGTTTCCGAGGTGCGTCCGGGCCGCAAGCCCGGCACGCAGGTCTTCACCGCGCGCGACGGGACGGGCGGGGTACCGACGCTGATGCTGGCCGGCAACCCGTGA
- a CDS encoding potassium/proton antiporter, translating into MHAIATANTILLLGSALILAGVLSSLIATRFGAPMLLLFLGIGMLAGEDGPGGLAFSDYSLSNLIGSLALTVILFDGGLRTRLAAYRGLFAPALLLATVGVVITAALSGVVAYYALDLDAAQSFLLGAVIASTDAAAVFFLLRTGNVQLRRKSGAILELESGTNDPVAVFLTMATVAFLAAHGGMSAAAVAGSLLAQAGIGAVIGVGGGLAIVTLLNRLNLPTGLHPLLAIGGAVMIYALAATLEGSGFFAAYLAGLVVGNRPVRAYASILSLNDAVTWLAQIVMFVVLGLLVSPHRLIAVALPSLAISLFLIFVARPVAVWACLQWFGFTWREKTFVSWVGLRGAVSIFLAAVPTLAGLRHAELYFDVAFFVVLVSLVLQGWTTKWAAQRLGQVLPRQSAPVQRVEIDLPGQTDFELVGYPVLPDSRVLNVTAMPFWSRAALVVRDREILEPAAAGKLKSGDYAYFLTPALRVARLDGLFAPLAEAADVDDCDCEFQIHGDTPLRLIAAMYDIDLAGVNVEQTIAQLFAERFDQAPEIGDRLPLGNCVLTVRALSGDDVIEAGLRFDEEVKARPASRFRAFLRRLLRRD; encoded by the coding sequence ATGCATGCCATCGCGACCGCCAATACCATCCTGCTGCTCGGTTCGGCGCTGATTCTGGCCGGTGTCCTCTCCAGCCTGATCGCCACGCGCTTCGGCGCGCCCATGCTGCTGCTCTTCCTGGGGATCGGCATGCTGGCGGGCGAGGACGGCCCCGGCGGCCTGGCCTTCTCCGACTACAGCCTGTCCAACCTGATCGGCTCGCTGGCGCTGACCGTGATCCTGTTCGACGGCGGGCTGCGGACCCGGCTGGCGGCGTATCGCGGCCTGTTCGCGCCGGCGCTGCTCCTGGCGACGGTCGGCGTCGTCATCACGGCGGCGCTGTCGGGCGTGGTGGCCTATTACGCACTCGATCTCGATGCGGCGCAGAGCTTCCTGCTGGGCGCCGTGATCGCCTCCACCGACGCGGCGGCGGTGTTCTTCCTGCTGCGGACCGGCAATGTGCAGCTTCGCCGCAAATCCGGTGCGATCCTGGAGCTGGAATCGGGCACCAACGACCCCGTCGCGGTCTTCCTCACCATGGCGACGGTCGCCTTCCTCGCCGCCCATGGCGGCATGAGCGCGGCCGCGGTCGCCGGATCGCTCCTCGCGCAGGCCGGGATCGGCGCCGTCATCGGCGTGGGCGGCGGACTGGCCATCGTGACGCTGCTCAACCGGCTCAACCTGCCGACCGGATTGCATCCCCTGCTCGCCATCGGCGGCGCCGTGATGATCTATGCGCTGGCGGCGACGCTGGAAGGCTCGGGCTTTTTCGCCGCTTATCTCGCCGGTCTCGTCGTCGGCAACCGGCCGGTGCGCGCCTATGCCAGCATCCTCAGCCTCAACGACGCCGTAACGTGGCTGGCGCAGATCGTGATGTTCGTCGTGCTCGGCCTCCTGGTGTCGCCGCACCGCCTGATCGCCGTCGCGCTGCCGTCGCTCGCCATCTCGCTGTTCCTGATCTTCGTCGCCCGGCCGGTGGCGGTGTGGGCCTGCCTGCAATGGTTCGGTTTCACTTGGCGTGAGAAGACCTTCGTGAGCTGGGTGGGCCTTCGGGGCGCGGTCAGCATCTTCCTCGCCGCCGTGCCGACGCTGGCGGGCCTGCGCCATGCCGAGCTCTATTTCGACGTCGCATTCTTCGTCGTGCTGGTGTCCCTGGTGCTGCAGGGCTGGACGACGAAATGGGCGGCGCAGCGCCTCGGCCAGGTGCTGCCGCGCCAGTCCGCGCCGGTGCAGCGGGTCGAGATCGACCTGCCGGGGCAGACCGATTTCGAGCTGGTCGGCTATCCCGTGCTGCCCGACAGCCGCGTCTTGAACGTCACCGCCATGCCGTTCTGGAGCCGCGCCGCCCTCGTGGTGCGCGACCGCGAAATCCTGGAGCCGGCAGCCGCCGGCAAGCTGAAGAGCGGCGACTACGCCTATTTCCTGACACCGGCCCTGCGCGTGGCGCGGCTGGACGGGCTGTTCGCGCCGCTGGCCGAGGCGGCCGATGTCGACGATTGCGACTGCGAGTTCCAGATCCACGGCGACACGCCGCTGCGCCTGATCGCGGCGATGTACGACATCGACCTTGCCGGCGTGAACGTCGAACAGACGATCGCGCAGCTCTTCGCCGAGCGCTTCGACCAGGCGCCGGAGATCGGCGACCGCCTGCCGCTCGGCAACTGCGTGCTGACCGTTCGGGCGCTGAGCGGCGACGACGTGATCGAAGCCGGCCTGCGCTTCGACGAGGAAGTGAAGGCGCGGCCCGCATCGCGGTTCCGCGCCTTCCTGCGGCGATTGCTCCGGCGGGATTAG
- a CDS encoding SDR family NAD(P)-dependent oxidoreductase — MTIEFNGKVAIVTGAGGGLGRAHALELARRGAKVVVNDLGGSVDGTGGNSAAAEAVVKEITAAGGEAIANGASVSDDAGVAHLVSQTMDKWGRVDILIANAGILRDKSFTKMELKDFDAVMAVHLMGTVKPCKALWEIFKKQQYGRIVVTTSSTGLYGNFGQTNYGAAKLSLVGFMNTLKLEGAKDNIKVNAIGPIAATRMTENLMPPNILAMLQPENVTPAVVYLVSEDAPTGMIITAGAGVFAAAQIVETDGVNLGHKATADDVAAYIGKIADWSTAKHYNQGGEQSAKFFARVQDKPLVG, encoded by the coding sequence ATGACCATCGAGTTCAACGGCAAAGTCGCCATCGTCACCGGCGCCGGCGGCGGCCTCGGCCGCGCCCATGCGCTGGAGCTCGCCCGGCGGGGCGCGAAGGTCGTGGTCAACGATCTGGGCGGCTCGGTCGACGGCACCGGCGGCAATTCGGCCGCGGCGGAGGCCGTGGTCAAGGAGATCACCGCTGCGGGCGGCGAGGCGATCGCCAACGGCGCCTCGGTCAGCGACGATGCGGGCGTCGCCCATCTCGTCAGCCAGACGATGGACAAGTGGGGCCGCGTCGACATCCTGATCGCCAATGCCGGCATCCTGCGCGACAAGAGCTTCACGAAGATGGAGCTGAAGGATTTCGATGCCGTCATGGCCGTGCACCTGATGGGCACCGTCAAGCCGTGCAAGGCGCTGTGGGAGATCTTCAAGAAGCAGCAATATGGCCGCATCGTGGTGACGACGTCGTCGACCGGCCTCTACGGCAATTTCGGCCAGACCAATTACGGCGCGGCGAAGCTCAGCCTGGTCGGCTTCATGAACACGCTGAAGCTCGAAGGCGCCAAGGACAACATCAAGGTCAACGCCATCGGCCCGATCGCGGCGACGCGGATGACCGAGAACCTGATGCCGCCGAACATCCTGGCGATGCTGCAGCCGGAAAACGTGACGCCCGCCGTGGTCTATCTGGTGAGCGAGGACGCGCCGACCGGCATGATCATCACCGCGGGCGCCGGCGTGTTCGCGGCCGCCCAGATCGTGGAGACCGACGGCGTCAATCTCGGTCATAAGGCGACCGCCGACGACGTCGCCGCCTATATCGGCAAGATCGCCGACTGGTCGACCGCCAAGCACTACAACCAGGGCGGCGAGCAGAGCGCGAAGTTCTTCGCCCGCGTCCAGGACAAGCCGCTGGTCGGCTAA
- a CDS encoding acyltransferase codes for MTAARPGEIRALAGARAIPPLILVLYHFCEGHHYRNFKPFDLLVGHGYLWVEFFFALSGFILTYVYGARAAAFWRGSTCKEFLIARLSRLYPLHLTMLLYILAMMLILNGLAAATHTVSIYQEHYHPIVTWPSFVANLFLVQAWNILPYLTWNGASWFVSVEFLLCLLFPVYVVLSRSGWWSAIGLIAAGMAGLAYLSFTGKHGLDITFHNGIFRGMSAFAVGVGLCGLYGKTKPLADRLPEVAISGFQVAVLVWWGYGTFDNGWSHTPRDIYTVAPMFALVYALSFDRGFLARFFQRPTLLRLGEWSYAIYMGQTAWLQLIRFFERYYPWDAAVFGIPFGELIWWPEPFALLAVCIVWGWFLCIAVEIPANRALRRFFATRPATA; via the coding sequence ATGACCGCGGCACGTCCGGGCGAGATCAGGGCCCTGGCCGGCGCGCGGGCGATTCCGCCGCTGATCCTGGTGCTCTACCATTTCTGCGAGGGACACCATTACCGCAACTTCAAGCCGTTCGATCTTCTGGTCGGGCACGGCTATCTGTGGGTCGAGTTCTTCTTCGCGCTGTCGGGATTCATCCTGACCTATGTCTATGGCGCGCGCGCCGCCGCGTTCTGGCGCGGCAGCACCTGCAAGGAATTCCTGATCGCGCGCCTGTCGCGGCTCTATCCGCTGCACCTGACGATGCTGCTCTACATCCTGGCAATGATGCTGATCCTGAACGGCCTCGCGGCGGCGACGCATACCGTCTCGATCTACCAGGAGCACTACCATCCGATCGTGACCTGGCCGAGCTTCGTCGCCAACCTGTTCCTGGTCCAGGCGTGGAACATCCTGCCCTATCTCACCTGGAACGGCGCGAGCTGGTTCGTCAGCGTCGAATTCCTGCTCTGCCTGCTGTTTCCGGTCTATGTCGTGCTGTCGCGCAGCGGCTGGTGGAGCGCCATCGGCCTGATCGCGGCCGGCATGGCGGGCCTTGCCTATCTCTCTTTCACCGGCAAGCACGGGCTCGACATCACCTTCCACAACGGAATCTTCCGCGGCATGAGCGCCTTCGCCGTCGGCGTCGGCCTGTGCGGCCTCTACGGCAAGACCAAGCCCCTCGCCGACCGGCTGCCGGAGGTCGCGATCTCCGGTTTCCAGGTCGCGGTTCTCGTGTGGTGGGGGTATGGGACGTTCGACAATGGCTGGTCGCACACGCCGCGCGACATCTACACGGTCGCACCCATGTTCGCGCTGGTCTATGCCCTCAGCTTCGACCGCGGCTTCCTGGCGCGCTTCTTCCAGCGGCCGACGCTGCTGCGCCTCGGGGAGTGGTCCTACGCGATCTATATGGGCCAGACAGCCTGGCTGCAGCTCATCCGCTTCTTCGAGCGCTACTATCCCTGGGATGCAGCCGTCTTCGGCATACCCTTCGGCGAGCTGATCTGGTGGCCGGAGCCCTTCGCCCTGCTGGCGGTCTGCATTGTCTGGGGCTGGTTCCTGTGCATCGCCGTCGAAATCCCCGCAAACCGCGCGCTGCGACGGTTTTTCGCGACGCGCCCCGCCACGGCTTGA
- a CDS encoding ATP-binding protein: MRTVCLHGPESTGKTTLASQLAEHFGAVAVPEYGRLYCEIFGNECDMEDLRAIRQGHELLAAAARRKADTLIVFDTDAVMTAVWADVLLGQRPDDLDRIDDPADLYLLCDIDVPFVADGIRYFPDQATRAKMFAQTRRELEHRGLPFVTVTGSRFARLKTAVDAITSRFPELAAP, translated from the coding sequence ATGAGAACCGTCTGTCTGCATGGACCGGAATCGACCGGCAAAACGACGCTGGCGAGCCAACTGGCGGAGCATTTCGGCGCCGTGGCGGTGCCGGAATACGGTCGGCTTTATTGCGAGATTTTCGGCAACGAGTGCGACATGGAGGATCTGCGCGCCATCCGCCAGGGACATGAGCTCCTCGCCGCGGCCGCCCGGCGCAAGGCAGACACGTTAATCGTGTTCGACACCGACGCGGTCATGACGGCGGTATGGGCCGACGTCCTGCTCGGCCAGCGGCCGGACGATCTCGACCGCATCGACGATCCGGCCGACCTCTATCTGCTCTGCGATATCGACGTGCCGTTCGTGGCCGACGGCATCCGCTATTTTCCCGATCAGGCGACGCGGGCGAAGATGTTCGCGCAGACCCGCCGCGAGCTCGAGCATCGCGGCCTGCCCTTCGTGACCGTCACCGGCTCGCGCTTCGCGCGGCTCAAGACGGCGGTCGACGCCATCACGTCGCGCTTCCCGGAGCTGGCCGCGCCATGA
- the pnuC gene encoding nicotinamide riboside transporter PnuC — MSTIEIIAALLGVANVALLIRRSIWNYPFGLAMVVLYAWVFFDARLYSDAALQGFFFVVQIYGWWNWLRARDARGLARVEILTDRGRWAWLAAVAVATLAEGWYLARHTSDAAPWMDANTTALSVVAQYLLSVRKVENWVLWIVTDVVQIGLYFWKGLYPTTALYAVFLLLSVLGLREWHRQFAGAPPA, encoded by the coding sequence ATGTCGACCATCGAGATCATTGCCGCCTTGTTGGGCGTCGCCAACGTCGCGCTGCTGATCCGGCGAAGCATCTGGAACTATCCGTTCGGCCTGGCGATGGTGGTGCTCTATGCCTGGGTCTTCTTCGATGCCCGACTTTATTCAGACGCAGCACTGCAGGGCTTCTTTTTTGTCGTCCAAATCTATGGCTGGTGGAACTGGCTGCGCGCGCGCGACGCACGGGGCCTCGCCCGGGTCGAGATCCTGACCGATCGGGGCCGCTGGGCGTGGCTTGCGGCCGTCGCCGTGGCGACGCTTGCGGAAGGCTGGTATCTCGCGCGCCATACCTCCGACGCGGCGCCTTGGATGGATGCCAACACCACCGCCTTAAGCGTCGTCGCCCAGTATCTGCTCTCGGTGCGCAAGGTCGAAAACTGGGTCCTGTGGATCGTCACCGACGTCGTGCAGATCGGCCTGTATTTCTGGAAGGGCCTCTATCCGACCACGGCGCTCTATGCCGTGTTCCTGTTACTGTCGGTGCTGGGCCTGCGCGAATGGCATCGCCAGTTCGCCGGTGCGCCCCCGGCATGA
- a CDS encoding nucleoside transporter C-terminal domain-containing protein: protein MPFIESLQPFGFHLQSALGILVILLVAWLFSENRRAFPWRIAILGIALQAGIALLLLKVELARDALFGLNGVVAVLTDATRAGTGFVYGFVGGGPSPFAPGVVDPARLTNFAFAILPLVIIISALSAILWYWRILPLIVGAMAFVLRRTLGIGGAVGLGAAATVFLGNIEGSLVVRPYLARITRTELFILMTTGLAVVAGTVFVVYANMLAHVLPGALGHILVASMMSLPAAIVVACIMVPGDAVTDMSQTDPSHKYHSTMDAMARGTEDGLKIYLQIIAMLIVTVAIVAIVNSILGHFPAFEGAPLTLQRILGWLFAPVVWLYGVPWHEAVQAGSLLGVKTILNEFIAYSDLAAMPVGTFDPRTTQIMVYCLCGFANFASVGILIAGFGTLIPERRDEIVPLAMRAIVSGTMASGLTGAMIGLLPVT from the coding sequence ATGCCGTTTATCGAGTCGCTTCAGCCTTTCGGCTTTCACCTCCAATCGGCCCTGGGCATCCTCGTCATCCTCCTCGTCGCCTGGCTCTTTTCCGAAAACCGCCGCGCCTTTCCCTGGCGGATCGCCATCCTCGGCATCGCGCTGCAGGCCGGCATTGCCCTGCTGCTCCTGAAAGTCGAACTGGCGCGCGATGCCCTGTTCGGCCTCAACGGCGTGGTCGCCGTGCTGACCGACGCGACGCGGGCCGGCACCGGCTTCGTCTACGGCTTCGTCGGCGGCGGGCCGTCGCCCTTCGCGCCCGGCGTGGTCGACCCGGCAAGGCTCACCAATTTCGCCTTCGCCATCCTGCCCCTGGTCATCATCATCTCGGCCCTGTCGGCCATCCTGTGGTACTGGCGCATCCTGCCGCTCATCGTCGGCGCCATGGCCTTCGTGCTCCGGCGCACGCTCGGCATCGGCGGCGCCGTCGGCCTCGGCGCGGCGGCGACCGTGTTCCTCGGCAACATCGAAGGCTCGCTGGTCGTGCGACCCTATCTCGCCAGGATCACGCGCACCGAGCTCTTCATCCTGATGACGACCGGCCTCGCCGTCGTCGCCGGCACGGTGTTCGTGGTCTACGCCAACATGCTGGCGCATGTGCTGCCGGGCGCGCTCGGCCACATCCTCGTCGCCTCGATGATGTCGCTGCCCGCCGCCATCGTGGTCGCCTGCATCATGGTGCCCGGCGACGCGGTGACCGACATGAGCCAGACCGATCCCAGCCACAAATACCATTCGACGATGGACGCGATGGCGCGCGGCACCGAGGACGGCCTGAAGATCTATCTCCAGATCATTGCGATGCTGATCGTGACCGTGGCGATCGTCGCCATCGTCAACTCGATCCTCGGCCATTTCCCCGCCTTCGAGGGTGCGCCGCTGACTCTTCAGCGCATCCTGGGCTGGCTGTTCGCGCCGGTGGTGTGGCTTTACGGCGTGCCGTGGCACGAGGCGGTTCAGGCCGGAAGCCTGCTCGGCGTCAAGACGATCCTGAACGAGTTCATCGCCTATTCGGACCTCGCCGCGATGCCGGTAGGCACGTTCGATCCGCGCACCACCCAGATCATGGTCTATTGCCTATGCGGCTTCGCCAATTTCGCCTCCGTCGGCATTCTGATCGCCGGCTTCGGCACGCTGATCCCGGAGCGCCGCGACGAGATCGTGCCGCTCGCGATGCGCGCCATCGTGTCCGGCACGATGGCGAGCGGGCTGACCGGCGCGATGATCGGGCTGTTGCCGGTGACGTGA
- a CDS encoding LLM class flavin-dependent oxidoreductase translates to MLLSVLDQSPIRKGGTAADAVAETLALARACDSLGYHRYWLAEHHNSNSFAGSCPEILIARVAQETRHLRVGSGGVMLTHYSPLKVAEQFRMLDVLTPGRIDLGLGRAPGTDQMTARALQAGPQAWPIDAFPSQVHLLRQFLEDSSGREPLPEDHPYRGIHAMPRAPTPGPELWMLGSGIHGAVYAAELGLPFAHAYFISTEGSEDAVREYRERFKPSPACPSPRVSLGVAALVGETEKEAARLSASRNLWVVRLLTGRPIPFPSPEEALAQPLTPQEEKLLGSVARRSVVGTQEQVRERLTALAEAHGVEELVVVTITYDLASRLRSYELLAEAFGLAVPA, encoded by the coding sequence ATGCTGCTTTCGGTCCTGGATCAATCGCCCATCCGCAAGGGGGGCACCGCGGCGGACGCCGTCGCCGAGACCCTCGCGCTCGCGCGCGCCTGCGACAGTCTGGGCTATCACCGCTATTGGCTGGCGGAGCACCACAACAGCAATTCCTTCGCCGGCTCCTGTCCCGAAATCCTCATCGCCCGGGTCGCGCAGGAGACGCGGCATCTGCGCGTCGGCTCGGGCGGCGTCATGCTCACCCATTATAGCCCGCTCAAGGTCGCCGAGCAGTTCCGCATGCTCGACGTGCTGACGCCGGGCCGCATCGACCTGGGGCTCGGCCGCGCCCCGGGCACCGACCAGATGACGGCGCGGGCGCTGCAGGCGGGGCCGCAGGCCTGGCCGATCGACGCCTTCCCGAGCCAGGTGCACCTGTTGCGGCAATTCCTTGAAGACTCCTCGGGGCGCGAGCCCTTGCCGGAGGATCATCCCTATCGCGGCATTCACGCCATGCCGCGGGCGCCGACGCCCGGGCCGGAATTGTGGATGCTGGGCTCGGGCATCCATGGCGCGGTCTATGCCGCGGAGCTCGGGCTGCCGTTCGCCCACGCCTATTTCATCTCGACCGAGGGCAGCGAGGACGCGGTGCGCGAATACCGCGAACGCTTCAAGCCGAGCCCGGCCTGCCCCAGCCCGCGCGTCTCGCTGGGCGTGGCGGCGCTGGTCGGCGAAACGGAAAAGGAAGCGGCGCGGCTTTCGGCCTCCCGCAATCTGTGGGTGGTGCGTCTTCTGACCGGGCGGCCCATCCCGTTCCCCTCGCCGGAGGAGGCGCTGGCGCAGCCGCTGACGCCGCAGGAGGAAAAACTGCTGGGGAGCGTCGCCAGACGCTCCGTGGTCGGCACCCAGGAGCAGGTGCGCGAGCGGCTGACCGCGCTGGCGGAAGCGCACGGCGTCGAGGAACTGGTCGTGGTGACCATCACCTACGACCTCGCCTCGCGGCTCCGGTCGTACGAATTGCTGGCCGAGGCTTTCGGGCTCGCCGTCCCGGCCTGA
- a CDS encoding PAS domain-containing protein, with product MSSSPNIASIPKTVPLSASGVISLDDIESPVVRRGLDYWRALKGDRTYPSRADMQPRDLAPLLRNVVLLKVVDGGRDYEYRIVGDAHVISHGFSTQGRCVSDVDKFSPGYGAVLKSLYDRVLRKREVFAFRGWLERVVRGKPFIYCESVFMPMGPDEATVDHVLNFSVYSPRDSFEG from the coding sequence GTGTCGAGTTCACCGAACATTGCGAGCATCCCCAAGACCGTGCCCCTGAGCGCATCGGGCGTCATTTCGCTCGACGATATCGAAAGCCCGGTCGTCCGGCGGGGGCTGGATTACTGGCGCGCGCTGAAGGGCGACCGGACCTATCCGTCGCGCGCCGACATGCAGCCGCGGGATCTGGCGCCGCTGCTGCGCAACGTCGTGCTGCTCAAGGTGGTCGACGGCGGCCGGGACTACGAATACCGCATCGTCGGCGACGCCCATGTGATCAGCCACGGTTTCTCGACGCAGGGCCGCTGCGTCAGCGACGTCGACAAATTCTCGCCGGGCTATGGTGCGGTGCTCAAGAGCCTCTACGACCGGGTCCTGCGCAAGCGCGAGGTCTTCGCCTTCCGCGGCTGGCTCGAGCGCGTCGTGCGCGGCAAGCCCTTCATCTACTGCGAGAGCGTGTTCATGCCGATGGGGCCGGACGAGGCGACAGTCGACCACGTTCTCAATTTCTCCGTCTATTCGCCGCGCGACAGTTTCGAGGGCTGA
- a CDS encoding PAS domain-containing protein codes for MQNAQRDDFATPTIQPERSTFSVVSLDEIENAITRTALNYWRMLRGGRKMPARSELSPRDMRAILHNIVLIRVIDGGRDYEYRIVGGVFAWAYDLNFQGMFLTQIEEAAPEHGARMRLLYEHVRAGGEPLGLYGWVGRDVKQSPFVYYESVVLPFGDDGATVDHLLVASFHVPRPPD; via the coding sequence ATGCAGAACGCCCAGCGCGACGATTTCGCGACACCGACGATACAACCGGAGAGATCGACGTTCAGCGTCGTTTCGCTCGACGAGATCGAAAACGCCATCACGCGCACCGCGCTGAACTACTGGCGGATGCTGCGGGGCGGACGGAAGATGCCGGCGCGGTCCGAGCTGTCGCCGCGCGACATGCGCGCGATCCTGCACAACATCGTCCTGATCCGCGTGATCGACGGCGGCCGCGACTACGAATACCGCATCGTCGGCGGAGTCTTCGCCTGGGCCTACGACCTGAACTTCCAGGGCATGTTCCTGACCCAGATCGAGGAGGCCGCGCCCGAGCACGGCGCACGCATGCGGCTGCTCTACGAACATGTGCGCGCCGGCGGCGAGCCGCTCGGTCTCTATGGATGGGTCGGCCGCGACGTGAAGCAATCGCCCTTCGTCTATTACGAGAGCGTCGTGCTGCCCTTCGGCGACGACGGTGCCACGGTCGACCATCTTCTGGTGGCGAGCTTCCATGTTCCCAGGCCCCCGGATTGA
- a CDS encoding PAS domain-containing protein: MRIAQPTEPQKAPDNSSVYVVSLDDLDNAVVRTGANYWRALKGARRLPARSQLKPRDMAGILRHVVLLKVIDGGKDYEYRITGDAHVQAYGLTFKDLRISQVTAVAPEFGRMMHSLYEHVRATAESFAVRGWVGRELPDAHFVYYESAFLPLAEDGETVDHILVVSIYVPKAPD; the protein is encoded by the coding sequence ATGCGTATCGCCCAGCCGACCGAGCCGCAAAAAGCGCCGGACAATTCATCCGTCTACGTCGTTTCGCTCGACGATCTGGACAATGCCGTGGTGCGTACCGGCGCCAATTACTGGCGGGCGCTGAAGGGCGCGCGCAGGCTTCCGGCGCGCTCTCAGCTCAAGCCGCGCGACATGGCCGGCATCCTGCGCCACGTCGTGCTGCTCAAGGTGATCGACGGCGGCAAGGACTACGAGTACCGCATCACCGGCGACGCGCATGTCCAGGCCTATGGCCTGACGTTCAAGGATCTGCGCATCAGCCAGGTCACGGCCGTCGCGCCGGAGTTCGGTCGCATGATGCACAGCCTCTATGAGCATGTGCGGGCGACCGCCGAGTCCTTCGCCGTGCGCGGCTGGGTCGGGCGCGAATTGCCGGATGCCCATTTCGTCTATTACGAGAGCGCCTTCCTGCCGCTGGCCGAGGACGGCGAGACGGTGGATCATATCCTGGTCGTCAGCATCTACGTCCCCAAGGCGCCGGACTGA